A region of Gracilinanus agilis isolate LMUSP501 chromosome 3, AgileGrace, whole genome shotgun sequence DNA encodes the following proteins:
- the PRSS23 gene encoding serine protease 23 isoform X1 → MRGTGAVPSMAIMPTLLLFLLCAIKEVIPYSAHWKPTWPAYRVPIILPQSTHNLDKPDFVAEAKLEVSSSCGPQCHKVSPLPTYEEVKQYLSYETLYANGSRTETEVGIYVQRSEAEPKGRSRMKRQIYGYDSRFSIFGKDFLLNYPFSTSVKLSTGCTGTLVAEKHVLTAAHCIHDGKTYVKGAQKLRVGFLRPKVKDSSRATNISKSAIPDKMKFQWIRVKRTHVPKGWIKGNANDIGMDYDYALLELKKPHKRKFMKIGVSPPAKHLPGGRIHFSGYDNDRPGNLVYRFCDVKDETYDLLYQQCDAQPGASGSGVYVRMWKRQQQRWERKIIGIFSGHQWVDMNGSPQDFNVAVRITPLKYAQICYWIKGNYVDCREG, encoded by the coding sequence AGCAGTGCCCAGCATGGCCATCATGCCAacactcctcctcttcctcctctgtgcCATCAAGGAGGTAATCCCTTACAGTGCTCACTGGAAGCCTACTTGGCCAGCTTACCGAGTTCCCATCATCTTGCCTCAATCCACCCACAATTTAGACAAGCCAGACTTTGTGGCCGAAGCCAAATTGGAAGTTTCGTCTTCCTGTGGGCCCCAGTGCCACAAGGTTTCACCTCTGCCAACGTATGAAGAAGTCAAGCAATATTTGTCTTATGAAACACTCTATGCCAATGGCAGCCGCACAGAGACAGAGGTTGGCATTTATGTCCAGCGAAGTGAGGCAGAGCCCAAGGGCAGGTCTCGGATGAAACGGCAGATTTATGGCTATGACAGCAGGTTCAGCATCTTTGGGAAGGACTTCTTGCTGAACTATCCATTCTCAACATCCGTGAAGTTGTCAACCGGCTGCACTGGCACCCTGGTAGCTGAGAAACATGTGCTCACTGCTGCCCACTGTATCCATGatgggaaaacttatgtgaaggGGGCCCAGAAACTTCGAGTGGGCTTCCTGAGGCCCAAGGTAAAAGACAGCAGTCGGGCCACTAATATCTCCAAATCAGCCATCCCTGACAAGATGAAATTTCAGTGGATTCGAGTGAAACGCACCCACGTCCCCAAAggttggatcaaagggaatgccAATGACATTGGGATGGATTATGACTATGCTCTTTTAGAGCTCAAAAAACCCCATAAGAGAAAATTCATGAAGATCGGGGTGAGCCCTCCTGCCAAGCATCTTCCCGGGGGCCGAATCCATTTCTCTGGCTACGACAATGACCGGCCAGGAAATCTGGTGTACCGCTTCTGTGATGTCAAAGATGAGACATATGACCTCCTCTACCAGCAGTGCGATGCTCAGCCTGGTGCTAGTGGGTCAGGAGTGTATGTGAGGATGTGGAAGAGACAGCAGCAAAGATGGGAGCGCAAAATTATTGGGATCTTTTCAGGACACCAGTGGGTGGACATGAACGGCTCGCCACAGGATTTCAATGTGGCTGTTCGCATCACCCCCCTCAAATACGCACAGATTTGCTATTGGATTAAAGGAAATTACGTGGATTGTAGGGAAGGGTGA
- the PRSS23 gene encoding serine protease 23 isoform X2: MSCMNVSKVNMAIMPTLLLFLLCAIKEVIPYSAHWKPTWPAYRVPIILPQSTHNLDKPDFVAEAKLEVSSSCGPQCHKVSPLPTYEEVKQYLSYETLYANGSRTETEVGIYVQRSEAEPKGRSRMKRQIYGYDSRFSIFGKDFLLNYPFSTSVKLSTGCTGTLVAEKHVLTAAHCIHDGKTYVKGAQKLRVGFLRPKVKDSSRATNISKSAIPDKMKFQWIRVKRTHVPKGWIKGNANDIGMDYDYALLELKKPHKRKFMKIGVSPPAKHLPGGRIHFSGYDNDRPGNLVYRFCDVKDETYDLLYQQCDAQPGASGSGVYVRMWKRQQQRWERKIIGIFSGHQWVDMNGSPQDFNVAVRITPLKYAQICYWIKGNYVDCREG; encoded by the coding sequence CATGGCCATCATGCCAacactcctcctcttcctcctctgtgcCATCAAGGAGGTAATCCCTTACAGTGCTCACTGGAAGCCTACTTGGCCAGCTTACCGAGTTCCCATCATCTTGCCTCAATCCACCCACAATTTAGACAAGCCAGACTTTGTGGCCGAAGCCAAATTGGAAGTTTCGTCTTCCTGTGGGCCCCAGTGCCACAAGGTTTCACCTCTGCCAACGTATGAAGAAGTCAAGCAATATTTGTCTTATGAAACACTCTATGCCAATGGCAGCCGCACAGAGACAGAGGTTGGCATTTATGTCCAGCGAAGTGAGGCAGAGCCCAAGGGCAGGTCTCGGATGAAACGGCAGATTTATGGCTATGACAGCAGGTTCAGCATCTTTGGGAAGGACTTCTTGCTGAACTATCCATTCTCAACATCCGTGAAGTTGTCAACCGGCTGCACTGGCACCCTGGTAGCTGAGAAACATGTGCTCACTGCTGCCCACTGTATCCATGatgggaaaacttatgtgaaggGGGCCCAGAAACTTCGAGTGGGCTTCCTGAGGCCCAAGGTAAAAGACAGCAGTCGGGCCACTAATATCTCCAAATCAGCCATCCCTGACAAGATGAAATTTCAGTGGATTCGAGTGAAACGCACCCACGTCCCCAAAggttggatcaaagggaatgccAATGACATTGGGATGGATTATGACTATGCTCTTTTAGAGCTCAAAAAACCCCATAAGAGAAAATTCATGAAGATCGGGGTGAGCCCTCCTGCCAAGCATCTTCCCGGGGGCCGAATCCATTTCTCTGGCTACGACAATGACCGGCCAGGAAATCTGGTGTACCGCTTCTGTGATGTCAAAGATGAGACATATGACCTCCTCTACCAGCAGTGCGATGCTCAGCCTGGTGCTAGTGGGTCAGGAGTGTATGTGAGGATGTGGAAGAGACAGCAGCAAAGATGGGAGCGCAAAATTATTGGGATCTTTTCAGGACACCAGTGGGTGGACATGAACGGCTCGCCACAGGATTTCAATGTGGCTGTTCGCATCACCCCCCTCAAATACGCACAGATTTGCTATTGGATTAAAGGAAATTACGTGGATTGTAGGGAAGGGTGA